Proteins from a single region of Streptomyces sp. Tu 3180:
- a CDS encoding TetR/AcrR family transcriptional regulator: MAVDRDHVLRSAAALLTRKSTATMDEVARAAGISRATLHRHFAGRDALVRALEALGIAECEAALEAARPDEGPAGDAVRRLVAEIEPHAGLLAFLYTENQLFEGEGQNEGWARIDERIAGLFRRGQAGGEFRIDLTPAWLTEALYGLLASAAWAVAEGRVAPKDFTHMIVELLLGGARRQDDTSRRKES, translated from the coding sequence ATGGCTGTCGATCGTGACCACGTTCTGCGCTCCGCCGCTGCCCTGCTGACCCGCAAATCCACCGCGACCATGGACGAGGTCGCCAGGGCGGCGGGGATCAGCCGCGCCACGCTCCACCGGCACTTCGCCGGCCGGGACGCGCTCGTGCGCGCGCTGGAGGCGCTCGGCATCGCGGAGTGCGAGGCCGCCCTGGAGGCGGCCCGGCCGGACGAGGGGCCCGCCGGTGACGCCGTGCGGCGGCTCGTGGCCGAGATCGAGCCGCACGCCGGCCTGCTCGCGTTCCTCTACACCGAGAACCAGCTGTTCGAGGGCGAGGGGCAGAACGAGGGCTGGGCCAGGATCGACGAGCGCATCGCCGGTCTGTTCCGGCGCGGCCAGGCGGGCGGGGAGTTCCGCATCGACCTCACCCCGGCCTGGCTCACCGAGGCGCTCTACGGGCTGCTCGCCTCCGCCGCCTGGGCGGTGGCCGAGGGCCGCGTCGCCCCCAAGGACTTCACCCACATGATCGTCGAGCTGCTGCTCGGTGGCGCACGACGTCAGGACGACACCTCACGGAGGAAGGAATCATGA
- a CDS encoding aldo/keto reductase, producing the protein MPFARLASATTPTCHIGLGLAAVGRPGYINLGREQDLGDDRSVETLRTRTHELLDAAHAQGVRYFDAARSYGRSEEFLADWLKNRPDAGDVVVGSKWGYTYTADWSTDAERHEVKDHSLAAYERQRAESEALLGERLDLYQIHSVTPDSPALTDEALHARLAEAAAQGLTVGFSTSGPAQADAVRAALAVTVDGEPLFRTVQSTYNVLETSVAPALAEAHDAGLTVIVKEGMANGRLAGPGAPEALKSVAAETGLGHDAVALAFVLRRPWAGVVLSGAATTAQLASNLHAAAVDLTDEQVSRLAGLAEEPRAYWERRGRLPWH; encoded by the coding sequence ATGCCCTTCGCCCGCCTCGCGTCAGCGACGACCCCGACCTGCCACATCGGACTCGGCCTCGCCGCCGTCGGCCGCCCCGGCTACATCAACCTCGGCCGAGAACAAGACCTGGGGGACGACCGGAGCGTCGAGACGCTACGGACCCGCACCCACGAACTGCTCGACGCGGCCCACGCCCAGGGCGTGCGCTACTTCGACGCCGCCCGCTCCTACGGCCGGTCGGAGGAGTTCCTCGCCGACTGGCTGAAGAACCGGCCCGACGCCGGCGACGTCGTCGTCGGCAGCAAGTGGGGCTACACCTACACCGCCGACTGGTCGACCGACGCCGAGCGGCACGAGGTCAAGGACCACTCCCTCGCCGCGTACGAGCGGCAGCGCGCCGAGTCCGAGGCGCTGCTCGGGGAACGGCTCGACCTCTACCAGATCCATTCGGTGACCCCGGACAGTCCCGCCCTCACCGACGAGGCCCTGCACGCCCGCCTCGCCGAGGCCGCCGCCCAGGGCCTCACCGTCGGCTTCTCCACCAGCGGTCCGGCCCAGGCCGACGCCGTCCGCGCCGCCCTCGCCGTCACGGTCGACGGCGAGCCCCTCTTCCGCACCGTCCAGTCGACGTACAACGTGCTGGAGACCTCCGTCGCCCCCGCCCTCGCCGAGGCGCACGACGCCGGGCTCACGGTGATCGTCAAGGAGGGCATGGCCAACGGCCGCCTCGCCGGACCCGGCGCACCGGAGGCGCTGAAGTCCGTCGCCGCGGAGACCGGCCTGGGCCACGACGCCGTCGCCCTCGCGTTCGTCCTCCGCCGGCCCTGGGCGGGCGTCGTCCTGTCCGGTGCGGCGACCACCGCCCAGCTCGCCTCCAACCTCCACGCGGCGGCCGTCGACCTCACCGACGAACAGGTGTCCCGCCTCGCCGGGCTGGCCGAGGAACCGCGCGCCTACTGGGAGCGGCGCGGACGGCTGCCCTGGCACTGA
- a CDS encoding MFS transporter, producing MTGTLRTAGPTEAVKRPGRWLALGVLVLAVLLVAVDATVLGLATPYISEDLEPSGTQLLWIGDVYSFVIAGLLVSMGSLGDRVGRKRILLCGATAFGAMSVLNAYATTPETMILARALLGVAGATLMPATLALIRNLFHDPRERSLAVGIWGATASAGTAVGPVLGGFLLEHFWWGSVFLINLPVMAVLVLVGARTLPESRTPDPGPWDLVSVVLSLAGTVGVVYAVKEAATHGFGRTALAAGLLGAGALYGFVRRQLTLPAPLLDMRLFRHRGFSGAVLADLLTILGLSGLVFFLSQYLQLVQGRRPLEAGLAELPAAIGAVAAGLVAGRAARRFSVRSVVAGGLAAVGLALAALTVIDRSTGYPLLGTALLVVGLGAGFSFTVTADVILSSVPREQAGAASAVSETAYELGAALGIAVLGSIVTGVYRDFTGPAGTPAEAHESLGGAVEAASHLPAHTAGTMLDAARQSFVDGLALAAGAGAAVLLAAAVAAWFMLRGQRLEDPVEHP from the coding sequence ATGACCGGCACCCTGCGGACGGCGGGTCCCACCGAGGCGGTGAAGCGGCCGGGCCGGTGGCTCGCGCTCGGCGTCCTCGTGCTCGCGGTGCTGCTGGTGGCCGTCGACGCGACCGTCCTCGGCCTCGCGACCCCGTACATCAGCGAGGACCTCGAGCCCTCCGGCACCCAGCTGCTGTGGATCGGCGACGTCTACTCATTCGTGATCGCCGGCCTGCTCGTCTCCATGGGCAGCCTCGGCGACCGCGTCGGCCGCAAGCGGATCCTGCTCTGCGGCGCCACCGCGTTCGGCGCGATGTCCGTGCTCAACGCCTATGCGACGACGCCCGAGACGATGATCCTCGCGCGGGCCCTGCTCGGTGTCGCCGGAGCGACCCTGATGCCCGCCACGCTCGCCCTGATCCGCAACCTCTTCCACGACCCGCGCGAGCGCAGCCTCGCCGTCGGCATCTGGGGCGCGACCGCCTCGGCGGGCACCGCCGTCGGGCCGGTCCTCGGCGGCTTCCTCCTCGAGCACTTCTGGTGGGGCTCGGTCTTCCTGATCAACCTGCCCGTGATGGCCGTCCTGGTCCTCGTCGGCGCCAGGACCCTCCCGGAGTCCCGCACCCCGGACCCCGGCCCCTGGGACCTGGTGAGCGTCGTGCTGTCGCTGGCCGGCACGGTCGGCGTCGTGTACGCGGTGAAGGAGGCCGCCACGCACGGCTTCGGCCGGACCGCGCTGGCCGCCGGACTGCTCGGCGCGGGCGCCCTGTACGGGTTCGTGCGCCGTCAGCTCACCCTCCCGGCCCCGCTGCTGGACATGCGGCTGTTCCGGCACCGCGGCTTCAGCGGAGCCGTCCTGGCCGACCTGCTGACCATCCTCGGGCTGTCCGGGCTGGTGTTCTTCCTCTCGCAGTACCTGCAACTCGTCCAGGGAAGGCGCCCGTTGGAGGCGGGGCTGGCCGAACTGCCCGCCGCGATCGGCGCGGTGGCGGCCGGCCTGGTCGCGGGCCGGGCGGCCCGGCGCTTCTCGGTGCGCTCCGTCGTCGCCGGCGGACTCGCCGCCGTCGGCCTCGCGCTGGCCGCGCTGACGGTGATCGACCGGTCCACCGGCTACCCCCTCCTCGGGACGGCGCTGCTGGTGGTCGGCCTGGGAGCCGGATTCTCCTTCACGGTGACCGCCGACGTGATCCTCTCCAGCGTGCCCAGGGAACAGGCGGGCGCCGCCTCCGCCGTCTCCGAGACGGCGTACGAACTCGGCGCCGCCCTCGGCATCGCCGTGCTCGGCTCCATCGTGACCGGCGTCTACCGGGACTTCACCGGTCCCGCGGGCACCCCCGCCGAGGCGCACGAGTCGCTGGGCGGGGCCGTCGAGGCGGCCTCGCACCTGCCCGCCCACACCGCCGGGACGATGCTGGACGCGGCCCGGCAGTCCTTCGTCGACGGTCTCGCCCTCGCGGCCGGCGCGGGCGCGGCGGTGCTGCTCGCCGCCGCGGTGGCGGCCTGGTTCATGCTGCGCGGGCAGCGGCTGGAGGACCCGGTGGAACACCCGTGA
- a CDS encoding lysophospholipid acyltransferase family protein → MSRFALIKAVLGPIMRLMFRPRVEGAEHIPGDGPVILAGNHLTFIDSMILPLVCDRQVVFIGKDEYVTGKGLKGRLMAWFFTGVGMIPVDRDGGRGGVAALMTGRRVLEEGRVFGIYPEGTRSPDGRLYRGRTGIARLTLMTGAPVVPFAMIGTDKLQPGGAGLPRPGRVTVRFGEAMEFSRYEGMDRDRYVLRAVTDSVMTEVMRLSGQEYVDMYASKAKAA, encoded by the coding sequence TTGTCCCGCTTCGCGCTCATCAAGGCAGTGCTCGGTCCGATCATGCGCCTGATGTTCCGCCCACGGGTGGAGGGCGCGGAGCACATCCCGGGTGACGGTCCGGTCATCCTGGCCGGCAACCACCTGACGTTCATCGACTCGATGATCCTGCCGCTCGTCTGCGACCGCCAGGTCGTCTTCATCGGCAAGGACGAGTACGTCACCGGCAAGGGCCTCAAGGGCCGGCTGATGGCCTGGTTCTTCACCGGTGTCGGCATGATCCCGGTCGACCGGGACGGCGGCCGGGGCGGCGTGGCGGCACTGATGACCGGGCGCCGGGTGCTGGAGGAGGGCAGGGTCTTCGGCATCTACCCGGAGGGCACCCGCTCCCCCGACGGCCGCCTCTACCGGGGCCGCACCGGGATCGCCCGGCTCACCCTGATGACCGGCGCGCCCGTCGTGCCGTTCGCCATGATCGGCACGGACAAGCTCCAGCCGGGCGGCGCGGGCCTGCCCCGGCCGGGCCGGGTCACGGTCCGCTTCGGCGAGGCGATGGAGTTCTCCCGCTACGAGGGCATGGACCGCGACCGCTACGTCCTGCGCGCGGTCACCGACTCGGTGATGACCGAGGTGATGCGGCTGTCCGGGCAGGAGTACGTGGACATGTACGCGAGCAAGGCGAAGGCCGCGTAG